In the Lascolabacillus massiliensis genome, one interval contains:
- the fucP gene encoding L-fucose:H+ symporter permease translates to MNTNNVEKHRLIPPGILFPFILLTSLFFIWAVPNNMTDTMLAAFKRIMSLTDTQTAWIQVVCYLLGYGCFALPGAIFIKRRTFKSGVLLGLSLCITGSMLFYPAMLVNDISSPLSFATYLFGIFILFAGLSVLETSANAYVYALGDPITATRRLNFSQSFNPFGALTGVLASQIFVLSQLNTMTAGERAVLSGSELVAIQRGELNAVTMAYLILGAVMLVLLLLIIFTKMPKAQDDDKSLDLKATWSRLKKNKNYVWGVLAQFFYVGAQIAVWSFIIRYAMQQLDLDAVIAGLGANPSQEAIIGALRSVEPVAGGFYALCEVIGLDALLPRTAEQAGATYYVMSLILFVLGRFICTWLMKYTRPVNILSGLGILAVICSLLTIYGEGFVGVYALMGISGCMSAMFPTIYGLGMRGLGDDTKIAGSGMVMAIAGAALLTQVQGILSDQAGSIKFAYWVPAVAFIIITYYSFTIARSKKLGNGK, encoded by the coding sequence ATGAACACAAATAATGTAGAAAAGCACCGATTGATCCCTCCCGGGATCCTGTTCCCTTTTATTCTTCTTACTTCGCTCTTCTTTATCTGGGCGGTACCCAACAATATGACCGACACCATGCTGGCGGCGTTCAAGCGCATCATGAGCCTGACCGATACGCAAACAGCATGGATCCAGGTAGTCTGCTACCTTCTCGGGTACGGTTGTTTCGCACTTCCCGGAGCAATTTTTATCAAGAGACGCACTTTCAAATCAGGAGTATTATTAGGACTCTCGCTTTGTATAACGGGGTCGATGCTCTTTTATCCGGCTATGCTGGTAAATGATATCAGTTCGCCGTTGAGTTTCGCTACCTATCTTTTTGGCATATTCATATTGTTTGCAGGATTATCAGTACTTGAAACTTCCGCCAATGCTTATGTCTATGCACTTGGTGATCCGATAACGGCCACCCGCAGGTTGAATTTCTCCCAGTCGTTCAATCCGTTTGGTGCATTGACCGGTGTGCTGGCCAGCCAGATATTTGTCTTATCTCAGTTGAATACCATGACGGCCGGCGAAAGGGCTGTCCTGAGCGGGTCAGAACTGGTTGCCATTCAACGGGGTGAACTGAATGCCGTCACCATGGCCTATCTGATCCTGGGGGCAGTGATGCTGGTACTGTTACTGCTGATCATATTCACCAAAATGCCGAAAGCACAGGATGACGATAAGAGTTTGGACCTGAAAGCGACATGGAGCCGGCTAAAAAAGAATAAGAATTACGTCTGGGGAGTATTGGCACAGTTTTTCTATGTGGGTGCGCAGATCGCAGTCTGGTCGTTCATTATCCGTTACGCCATGCAGCAACTCGATTTGGATGCAGTGATCGCCGGTCTGGGAGCAAATCCTTCGCAGGAAGCAATTATTGGTGCATTACGGAGTGTAGAACCGGTGGCCGGAGGTTTTTACGCGCTTTGTGAAGTGATCGGACTGGATGCACTCTTGCCACGTACAGCCGAGCAGGCGGGCGCCACTTACTATGTCATGTCGCTTATTCTCTTTGTGCTTGGACGCTTTATCTGTACCTGGCTGATGAAATATACCCGGCCGGTGAACATATTGTCGGGATTGGGTATTCTGGCGGTGATATGTTCACTTTTGACGATTTACGGAGAAGGATTTGTGGGAGTATATGCCTTGATGGGTATTTCGGGTTGTATGTCCGCCATGTTCCCCACCATTTACGGCCTTGGCATGAGAGGACTGGGAGATGATACCAAGATTGCCGGTTCGGGCATGGTAATGGCGATTGCCGGTGCAGCGTTGCTGACGCAAGTGCAGGGTATCCTCTCCGATCAGGCGGGGAGCATTAAATTCGCCTACTGGGTACCTGCCGTCGCATTTATTATTATTACTTATTATAGTTTTACGATTGCACGCAGCAAGAAGTTGGGTAACGGAAAATAG
- a CDS encoding ribulokinase: protein MDMEKLVIGIDYGTDSCRAVALDAVSGKELATAISGYIRWKKGLYCDPSANRYRQHPQDYIDSLVEVIHDLLAQLSPDEVKNIVALGIDTTGSTPCLTDRDGTPLALLPEYADDPDAMFILWKDHTSIREADEINALARKWETDYTSRSGGVYSSEWFWAKALHVLRNNEHVRREAYAIIEHCDWMPALLTGRFKPEEVKRSRCAAGHKGMWAAEWGGYPSQRFLSELDPLLNGFASRLSSETYTSDQLCGKITKSWSERLGLPSDVDVSIGIIDAHAGAIGAGIGANKMVKIIGTSTCDIVVTQYENLKGRNINGISGQVDGSVIPGYIGLEAGQSAFGDVYAWLRDILTWSVKSLPEKNSVTKDILSKLSKEASQLEINESDMIANDWFNGRRTPFNNPEVKGGLTGLNLGTTPSEIFKSLVEATAFGSRAIMEHLVNEGVEITEVIGVGGISLKSPYVMQILSDIMGIPIKIAKAQQAGALGVAMCAATAKGLFESVEKAQLAMAQGILTQYTPREEYRSIYDKLYLRYKEFCSFLEL from the coding sequence ATGGATATGGAAAAGTTAGTCATAGGTATTGATTATGGTACCGATTCATGTCGTGCGGTAGCGTTAGACGCCGTATCCGGGAAAGAGCTGGCGACAGCGATCTCCGGTTATATCCGCTGGAAAAAAGGATTATATTGTGATCCTTCTGCCAACCGGTACCGGCAGCATCCGCAGGATTATATTGATTCACTTGTGGAGGTGATTCACGATTTATTGGCACAATTATCACCCGATGAAGTGAAAAATATTGTTGCTCTTGGAATTGACACGACGGGGAGCACACCCTGCCTGACGGACCGTGACGGCACACCGTTGGCATTGCTGCCTGAATATGCCGACGATCCCGATGCAATGTTCATCCTCTGGAAAGATCATACTTCTATCCGGGAGGCAGATGAAATCAATGCCCTGGCCCGTAAATGGGAGACCGATTATACATCGCGTTCCGGCGGGGTCTATTCTTCGGAATGGTTCTGGGCAAAAGCGCTGCATGTGTTGCGTAATAACGAACATGTAAGAAGAGAGGCCTATGCCATTATCGAGCATTGTGACTGGATGCCGGCATTACTGACAGGCCGGTTTAAACCTGAAGAAGTTAAACGTAGCAGATGTGCTGCAGGACACAAAGGTATGTGGGCAGCAGAGTGGGGAGGTTATCCATCTCAGAGATTTCTATCAGAACTGGATCCGTTATTAAACGGATTTGCTTCGCGTTTAAGCAGTGAAACTTACACGAGTGATCAACTGTGCGGTAAAATCACTAAAAGTTGGTCAGAGAGGCTTGGATTGCCTTCAGACGTTGATGTGTCAATTGGCATCATAGATGCTCACGCTGGAGCTATTGGTGCCGGTATAGGTGCAAATAAAATGGTCAAAATAATAGGTACATCTACTTGTGATATTGTTGTTACACAGTATGAGAATTTAAAAGGCAGAAATATTAATGGTATAAGTGGACAGGTAGATGGTTCTGTTATACCTGGTTATATAGGACTAGAGGCAGGGCAATCGGCATTTGGAGACGTTTATGCATGGCTTAGAGACATACTTACATGGTCGGTTAAATCTCTACCGGAAAAGAATTCCGTGACCAAAGATATTTTATCCAAACTATCAAAAGAGGCATCACAACTTGAAATTAATGAGTCCGATATGATTGCAAACGACTGGTTTAACGGTCGTCGCACCCCTTTTAACAACCCTGAAGTAAAAGGTGGATTAACAGGGTTAAATTTAGGAACAACCCCTTCAGAAATTTTCAAAAGTCTGGTAGAAGCTACAGCATTTGGCTCAAGAGCAATTATGGAGCATCTTGTTAATGAGGGAGTTGAGATAACAGAAGTTATTGGAGTTGGAGGAATATCTTTAAAGTCACCCTACGTAATGCAAATATTATCAGACATAATGGGGATTCCTATAAAAATAGCCAAAGCACAGCAGGCTGGAGCATTAGGTGTGGCTATGTGTGCAGCAACTGCAAAAGGTCTGTTTGAATCTGTGGAAAAGGCTCAGCTTGCTATGGCTCAGGGTATATTGACCCAATATACCCCTCGTGAAGAGTACAGATCTATTTATGATAAATTGTATTTGCGCTATAAGGAATTTTGCAGTTTCCTGGAGTTGTGA
- a CDS encoding thiamine-binding protein: MKTSIDISYYPLNEEYKAPIKKFIKALEENENITVKSNRMSTQVFGQFDEVMEAVTKCIKNAFELPNSIFVLKIINMDRE; this comes from the coding sequence ATGAAAACATCCATTGATATAAGCTACTATCCATTGAATGAAGAGTACAAAGCTCCGATAAAAAAATTCATCAAGGCATTGGAAGAGAATGAAAATATAACAGTAAAATCAAACAGAATGTCTACTCAGGTATTTGGTCAGTTTGATGAAGTTATGGAAGCAGTTACAAAATGTATAAAAAATGCATTTGAACTGCCCAACTCCATTTTTGTTCTTAAAATCATAAATATGGATCGCGAATAG
- a CDS encoding radical SAM protein has product MSTILFNEIVFGPVHSRRMGTSLGINLLPYDGKLCSFDCIYCECGFNKDFRTRTGLPDRKEVKAALEDKLSFLKSEGSTLDVITFAGNGEPTMHPKFKEIIEDTIELRNQYYPETEISVLSNGMHLKNPGVFEALMKVEKAVLKLDSAFDETVRLIDRPNSPDYSVSRQIELYKKFKGNFILQTMFLKGEFEGKFIDNTSEAEVSAWLELLKAIKPKEVMIYTIDRETPAEGLKKAPYELLQKIASRVEELGIRTNVAG; this is encoded by the coding sequence ATGTCAACAATATTATTTAATGAAATAGTTTTTGGACCTGTGCATAGTCGCCGCATGGGAACCTCTCTTGGAATAAACCTGTTACCATATGATGGCAAACTATGCTCTTTCGATTGTATATACTGTGAGTGTGGTTTTAATAAAGATTTTCGTACAAGGACCGGATTACCCGACAGAAAAGAGGTGAAAGCTGCACTGGAAGATAAACTATCGTTTCTCAAAAGTGAGGGCAGTACACTGGATGTAATTACATTTGCCGGAAATGGCGAGCCAACCATGCATCCAAAATTTAAAGAAATAATAGAAGACACTATAGAACTTCGGAACCAATATTACCCTGAAACTGAAATAAGTGTACTCTCAAATGGTATGCATCTCAAGAATCCCGGAGTTTTTGAGGCATTGATGAAAGTTGAAAAAGCGGTTCTGAAACTTGATTCAGCTTTTGATGAGACAGTAAGACTTATTGATCGTCCAAATTCACCAGACTACAGTGTATCCCGACAAATAGAATTATACAAAAAGTTCAAAGGTAATTTTATATTGCAAACAATGTTCCTAAAAGGTGAGTTTGAAGGTAAATTCATCGACAACACTTCAGAAGCTGAAGTTTCAGCTTGGTTAGAGCTCCTTAAAGCAATTAAACCAAAAGAGGTAATGATTTATACTATTGACCGTGAAACTCCCGCAGAAGGCCTTAAAAAGGCACCATACGAGTTGCTTCAAAAAATTGCTTCAAGAGTAGAAGAACTTGGAATAAGGACAAACGTCGCCGGGTGA
- a CDS encoding YqaA family protein, giving the protein MLENLAEYGYWGLLLASFLAATILPFSSEVVFSALIAAGLDMWTLIIYATIGNAAGGSTCYYLGRLGKVEWLERWFKIKPESIDKAVGRLQGKGALMGFFGFLPAVGDLVLVALGFMRANTTMVMISMTIGKLLRYILIGYGTGEIIKWF; this is encoded by the coding sequence ATGTTGGAAAACTTAGCTGAATATGGATATTGGGGACTGCTACTTGCATCATTTCTTGCTGCAACAATACTTCCTTTCAGTTCAGAAGTGGTCTTTTCAGCACTTATAGCAGCCGGACTTGATATGTGGACACTCATAATATATGCAACAATCGGCAATGCTGCCGGAGGTTCCACATGCTATTACCTTGGCCGTTTAGGAAAAGTGGAATGGCTTGAAAGATGGTTTAAGATTAAACCGGAAAGTATCGATAAGGCAGTAGGAAGATTACAGGGAAAAGGAGCATTGATGGGATTTTTCGGATTTCTTCCTGCTGTTGGGGATTTAGTACTTGTAGCACTCGGTTTCATGAGAGCAAACACTACCATGGTTATGATAAGTATGACTATAGGCAAGTTATTACGCTATATTTTGATTGGCTATGGTACAGGTGAGATCATAAAATGGTTTTAA
- the polA gene encoding DNA polymerase I produces MNKNKLFLLDAYALIYRAYYAFIKFPRIDSKGRNTSAIFGFINTLEEVLNKENPTHIAIGFDPDGPTFRHLEYESYKAQREATPEVIKASVPYIKEIIKAYNIPILEVPGYEADDVIGTVAKKMDREQFDVYMMTSDKDYGQLTEPTIFIYRPKYGGNDYEILDDKKVIEKYNIEYPAQVIDLLGLMGDSSDNIPGCPGIGEKTAVKLLKEFGSIENLLENTDQLKGAQKRNVEENKEQILLSKYLATIKTDVPVDIEADELLLREKNEKELMTLFEDLEFRTLLSRVFKQEPSNKTVAPLQGELFGDSSFSSETVNVTTGILTSKPDNYILSELTDIHSTPHNYITVKTDKEMESLCKSLLEQKSVCFDTETTGMDPLLSELVGLSFAFKEGEAYYVPISEDQETAQRQVNIFKPFFENEEIEKVGQNIKYDILELRNYNVRVKGALFDTMVAHYLLNPELRHGMDYMAETYLNYKTIHIEDLIGPKGKNQKNMRDVEISIVAEYAAEDADITLKLKNILKEEIKNNNLTTLFYEIECPLIYVLADMEWTGVRLDLKALEELSCQYSDELKKIEKEIIEMAGVDFNINSPKQIGEVLFDRLKIVDKPKKTKTGQYKTGEEELEKIRSKHPIISKILEQRGVKKLLTTYIDAFPLLVNPKTGKVHTSFNQTVAATGRLSSTDPNLQNIPIRDERGKELRRVFIPDDGCLFVSSDYSQIELRIMAHLSGDENMIEAFNKGQDIHAATASKIFKIPIEEVDQDMRRKAKTANFGIIYGITPFGLSERLTIPRTEAKELIDDYFSTFSGVKKYMENSIEKAREHGYVETVYGRKRYLPDISSRNATVRGFAERNAINAPIQGSAADIIKVAMVRIHKRLEQDNKKSKMIMQVHDELNFNVVPEELDYIREMVVEEMENSYHMNVQLKTEIGVGENWLVAH; encoded by the coding sequence ATGAACAAAAACAAACTTTTCCTACTCGACGCATATGCGCTAATATACAGAGCCTATTATGCATTTATTAAATTCCCGAGGATTGATTCAAAAGGAAGGAATACTTCTGCAATTTTTGGTTTTATAAATACACTTGAAGAGGTTCTGAATAAGGAAAATCCTACACATATTGCAATTGGTTTTGACCCAGACGGTCCAACTTTCCGACATCTGGAATATGAATCTTATAAAGCCCAAAGAGAAGCTACACCAGAAGTAATTAAAGCCTCAGTCCCCTATATAAAAGAGATAATCAAAGCTTATAATATCCCTATACTTGAAGTGCCGGGGTATGAAGCTGATGATGTTATTGGTACTGTTGCAAAGAAAATGGACAGGGAGCAGTTTGATGTGTATATGATGACATCAGACAAAGACTATGGTCAGCTTACAGAACCAACTATTTTTATATACAGGCCAAAGTATGGTGGTAATGATTACGAAATACTTGATGATAAAAAAGTCATAGAAAAGTATAATATTGAATACCCTGCCCAGGTGATTGATCTGCTTGGCTTGATGGGCGATAGTTCTGATAACATACCTGGTTGTCCCGGTATTGGAGAGAAAACCGCTGTTAAGCTGCTTAAGGAGTTTGGATCTATAGAAAACTTGCTTGAGAATACAGATCAACTGAAAGGAGCGCAAAAGCGCAATGTTGAAGAGAACAAGGAACAGATACTGTTATCAAAGTATTTGGCTACTATCAAAACAGATGTACCTGTTGATATTGAGGCGGATGAATTACTTCTTAGAGAAAAAAACGAAAAGGAATTGATGACTTTATTTGAAGATCTGGAATTCCGAACTTTACTTTCTCGAGTTTTTAAACAGGAACCGTCAAATAAAACAGTAGCTCCCTTGCAGGGTGAACTATTTGGCGACTCTTCATTTTCTTCAGAAACAGTTAATGTAACTACTGGTATTTTAACTTCAAAACCTGACAATTATATATTATCTGAATTAACTGATATCCACTCTACCCCACACAATTACATAACTGTAAAAACAGATAAAGAGATGGAATCTCTATGTAAATCATTACTTGAGCAGAAATCGGTCTGTTTTGATACTGAGACAACAGGAATGGATCCATTGTTAAGTGAGTTAGTAGGCCTTTCCTTTGCTTTTAAAGAGGGTGAAGCATATTATGTCCCAATATCAGAAGATCAGGAAACAGCCCAAAGACAGGTAAACATATTCAAACCCTTTTTTGAAAATGAAGAGATTGAAAAAGTAGGCCAGAATATAAAATATGATATTTTGGAACTTCGTAATTATAATGTTAGGGTAAAAGGTGCTCTCTTTGACACAATGGTTGCCCACTATCTGCTGAATCCTGAATTAAGGCATGGTATGGATTATATGGCAGAAACATATCTTAATTACAAAACGATACACATTGAAGATCTGATTGGGCCCAAAGGAAAGAATCAGAAGAACATGAGAGATGTAGAAATATCAATAGTTGCTGAATACGCAGCAGAGGATGCTGATATAACTCTGAAACTTAAGAATATACTAAAAGAGGAAATTAAAAATAATAACCTCACTACCCTATTTTATGAAATTGAGTGTCCGTTAATCTATGTATTGGCAGACATGGAATGGACCGGAGTAAGGTTAGACCTTAAAGCACTCGAGGAGTTATCATGTCAATATTCCGATGAACTTAAAAAGATTGAAAAGGAAATTATCGAAATGGCAGGTGTTGATTTTAATATCAACTCACCTAAACAGATAGGTGAAGTACTTTTTGACAGACTTAAGATTGTAGATAAACCCAAAAAAACAAAAACCGGACAATACAAAACGGGCGAGGAAGAATTAGAAAAAATCAGATCTAAACATCCAATAATCAGCAAGATACTCGAGCAGAGAGGGGTTAAAAAACTACTAACTACCTATATTGATGCTTTTCCACTTCTTGTTAATCCTAAAACAGGTAAAGTTCACACATCGTTCAATCAGACTGTTGCTGCAACAGGCAGATTAAGCAGTACAGATCCAAATCTTCAGAATATCCCAATCAGAGATGAGAGAGGAAAGGAGTTAAGAAGAGTATTTATACCTGACGATGGGTGCCTGTTTGTTTCTTCTGACTATTCACAAATTGAGTTAAGGATAATGGCACATCTTAGTGGCGATGAAAATATGATTGAAGCATTTAATAAAGGTCAGGATATACATGCTGCTACTGCCTCAAAGATATTTAAAATCCCTATTGAAGAGGTAGATCAGGATATGCGCAGAAAAGCTAAGACCGCCAATTTTGGTATCATTTATGGAATAACACCGTTTGGATTGTCTGAAAGGCTAACTATTCCACGAACTGAAGCAAAGGAGTTAATAGATGATTACTTTTCGACTTTTTCCGGAGTAAAAAAATATATGGAGAATAGCATAGAGAAAGCCCGGGAGCATGGATATGTTGAAACTGTATATGGAAGAAAAAGATATCTGCCTGATATAAGTTCACGAAATGCTACAGTCAGAGGTTTTGCTGAACGCAATGCTATTAACGCACCCATACAAGGTAGTGCAGCTGATATTATTAAGGTAGCCATGGTAAGGATTCATAAGCGATTAGAGCAGGACAATAAAAAATCAAAGATGATTATGCAGGTGCATGACGAATTAAACTTTAATGTTGTCCCAGAAGAGCTTGATTATATCAGAGAGATGGTTGTAGAAGAGATGGAGAACTCATATCACATGAATGTTCAGCTAAAGACAGAGATTGGGGTAGGAGAAAATTGGCTCGTAGCACACTGA
- a CDS encoding polyprenyl synthetase family protein — MDHSRLIKDFLQEELIVFDKYLQESIKNKDQKLSEMISYVFSTNGKRLRPILVLMTAKACGGIIPETYHGAVTIELLHTATLVHDDVIDRSDLRRGRSSMNAVYDNTRAVLVGDYLLSTALAESVKTKNLEIVRIISELGQNLASGELSQYSLASEIIIDEDAYFDVIDKKTASLIRASLAIGAITGGADKELISHFIRLGTLLGICFQIKDDIFDYFNADVGKPTGKDIREGKITLPLIYALRNAPEEESSSMMDILNQREYSDENIEQLLEFAKKYNGIKEAYHKMDVLLEEAEAIISGLKYDSDIKMYMKMFLIYLKERKI, encoded by the coding sequence ATGGATCATAGTAGACTAATTAAAGATTTTCTTCAGGAAGAGTTAATTGTTTTCGATAAATATTTGCAAGAGTCTATTAAAAACAAAGATCAGAAACTCTCTGAAATGATTTCATATGTTTTTAGCACAAATGGAAAACGTTTGAGACCAATATTAGTGTTAATGACAGCGAAAGCTTGTGGAGGAATTATTCCGGAGACATACCACGGTGCTGTAACAATTGAATTGCTGCATACTGCAACTCTTGTTCACGATGATGTCATTGATCGCTCTGATTTAAGACGAGGAAGAAGTTCAATGAATGCCGTTTATGATAATACCAGAGCTGTTTTGGTTGGAGATTATCTGCTATCTACAGCTTTAGCTGAGAGTGTTAAGACTAAAAACCTTGAGATTGTAAGAATCATTTCTGAATTGGGTCAGAATCTTGCTTCCGGAGAACTATCTCAGTATTCACTTGCAAGTGAGATAATTATTGATGAGGACGCCTATTTCGATGTAATTGATAAAAAGACAGCTTCATTGATACGAGCTAGTCTGGCAATAGGAGCTATAACCGGTGGAGCTGATAAAGAGCTTATCTCACATTTTATACGATTAGGCACACTTCTAGGTATATGTTTTCAGATCAAAGATGATATATTTGACTATTTCAATGCTGATGTTGGTAAGCCTACAGGAAAGGATATACGCGAAGGAAAAATCACTCTGCCATTGATATATGCTCTAAGAAATGCACCTGAAGAGGAGAGTAGTTCAATGATGGATATCTTAAATCAAAGAGAATACAGTGATGAAAATATTGAGCAGCTTCTAGAATTTGCTAAAAAATATAATGGAATAAAGGAAGCTTATCACAAAATGGATGTTTTGTTAGAAGAGGCGGAAGCGATTATTTCAGGATTAAAATATGATAGCGATATTAAGATGTATATGAAGATGTTTCTTATTTACTTAAAGGAAAGAAAAATTTAA
- a CDS encoding Hsp20/alpha crystallin family protein translates to MALIRRTNSWLPSVFNDFFGNEWMENSAKSIPAINIQQNDEGFIVEVAAPGMTKEDCVVRLDENKNLVISFEKKSENEEVKKGAYLRREFSYSQFQRTMLLPDDVDEDKITASVKDGVLTIEIPTIKEKTSLKEKLIEIK, encoded by the coding sequence ATGGCATTAATTAGAAGAACAAACAGTTGGTTACCAAGTGTATTCAATGATTTTTTTGGTAATGAATGGATGGAAAATAGTGCAAAATCTATTCCTGCAATCAACATCCAGCAAAATGATGAAGGATTTATTGTAGAGGTGGCTGCTCCGGGTATGACTAAAGAAGATTGTGTGGTCAGACTTGATGAGAATAAAAATTTGGTGATTTCATTTGAGAAAAAATCTGAAAATGAAGAAGTTAAAAAAGGAGCATACCTGAGACGAGAATTTTCTTATTCTCAATTCCAAAGAACAATGCTATTGCCGGATGATGTTGACGAAGATAAAATCACTGCAAGTGTAAAAGATGGTGTTCTAACTATTGAAATTCCTACAATTAAGGAGAAAACGAGCTTGAAAGAGAAGTTGATTGAAATTAAGTAA